The following coding sequences lie in one Lolium perenne isolate Kyuss_39 chromosome 2, Kyuss_2.0, whole genome shotgun sequence genomic window:
- the LOC127321553 gene encoding uncharacterized protein, with the protein MGIMREDPLLLLQKSPPKNPPLSSPNLCQNRVPFLRRSPSLLSFLCAPYAAAFFRPADRLGRRVRAAHHRIARPLLPRLGPAAAPGHTPARACSADRTRPCLARRASFPASRSQAVAAAARAQASNRPASFSLACRCKRHTKPRASSAAATAVAQQARLLSTPRCISTKPTSSLFLFFNRAHLFDQTAVQQQQCTGALFCPDFCPVFWPVATCSTKYPHDFGLRSFRRPCLFIPIRRDRYPFTDAVSPTSASPISATIQVRHRQPRRVRRRLTAQVYFPASDASTTSATTRRRRHGPKTPASATSSTSATSATSTPHRRPLLFRICFFPDRIAKWCCEIRQVPRMFLGNL; encoded by the exons ATCCCCTTCTTTTACTCCAAAAATCCCCACCAAAAAATCCTCCCCTTTCTTCCCCAAATCTCTGTCAAAATCGGGTTCCATTTCTGCGCCGGTCGCCGTCCTTGCTCAGCTTCCTGTGCGCGCCGTACGCCGCAGCGTTTTTCCGCCCGGCCGACCGCCTCGGTCGCCGCGTGCGTGCCGCTCACCACCGCATCGCGCGCCCGCTCCTGCCTCGCCTCGGGCCGGCCGCCGCGCCAGGCCACACGCCCGCGCGCGCATGCAGCGCCGACCGCACCCGCCCCTGCCTCGCTCGCCGCGCCTCCTTTCCCGCCTCCCGCTCGCAAGCAGTAGCTGCAGCTGCGCGCGCCCAAGCCAGCAACCGCCCCGCTTCTTTTTCCCTTGCATGCAGGTGCAAACGCCACACCAAGCCGCGCGCCAGCAGCGCAGCAGCTACTGCAGTGGCACAGCAGGCCAGGCTACTTTCAACTCCACGCTGCATCTCCACAAAACCAACCAGTTCCTTGTTTCTTTTTTTTAATCGAGCACATCTCTTTGATCAAACAGCAGTTCAGCAGCAGCAGTGCACGGGCGCACTCTTTTGTCCAGATTTTTGTCCCGTGTTTTGGCCAGTCGCCACGTGCTCGACAAAATACCCGCATGATTTTGGCCTCCGTTCTTTCCGCCGACCGTGTCTGTTTATTCCTATCCGGCGCGACCGCTACCCTTTCACCGACGCCGTCTCTCCGACAAGTGCTTCTCCGATCTCGGCGACGATTCAAGTTCGGCATCGACAACCGCGCCGAGTTCGCCGACGTCTCACCGCCCAGGTCTACTTCCCGGCGTCCGACGCATCGACTACTTCCGCTACGACACGGAGACGACGACATGGACCGAAGACCCCGGCTTCGGCTACTTCCTCGACGTCGGCGACTTCCGCCACTTCCACTCCGCACCGGCGACCACTTTTGTTCCG catttgcttcttcccggataggatcgcgaagtggtgttgtgagatacgacaagtcccccggatgttcctcggcaacctttaa